A stretch of the Nitratifractor salsuginis DSM 16511 genome encodes the following:
- the secG gene encoding preprotein translocase subunit SecG, translated as MTSTLMIVQIILSILITITILLQKSDSIGLGAYSGSNESLFGAKGPSGFLAKATFTLALLFVINTLALGYLYNKESNRSVTDTLSKQKTSVPVPAPAPKSAPQAPAAPTEKTSK; from the coding sequence ATGACATCGACCCTTATGATCGTACAGATTATTCTTTCAATCCTTATCACCATCACGATCCTCCTGCAGAAAAGTGACAGCATCGGCCTGGGAGCCTACAGCGGAAGCAACGAATCCCTCTTCGGGGCCAAAGGGCCCAGCGGCTTTCTCGCCAAAGCGACTTTTACCCTGGCGCTGTTGTTTGTGATCAATACGCTGGCTCTCGGTTACCTCTACAACAAAGAGAGCAATCGTTCCGTCACCGATACCCTCTCAAAACAGAAGACAAGCGTTCCTGTCCCGGCGCCTGCGCCAAAAAGCGCTCCCCAAGCCCCCGCCGCACCGACAGAAAAAACTTCCAAATAG
- a CDS encoding methyltransferase, translated as MRVIRAFSRAADTYGQYNLIQRDVARHLVMDYLPNNPGHILDLGCGTGELCRQLLQSNVDFKTFIGVDLSSSMLCRHPQDEKIFILQGDFNDVEFLRQLGTRDIQTVLSSSALQWTKDLDRTLRQLSAIGEEAAFAIFTSGTFRSLHSYLGLDSPIRDFDTVQGVLERYYTVYRIERREYRLDFENRKELFHYIKGSGVSGGTSRLSVAQARRLVREYPSQSLEFEVLFFRGRPRSSFSRA; from the coding sequence ATGAGAGTCATTCGAGCCTTCAGCCGCGCTGCCGATACCTACGGGCAATACAATCTCATACAGCGCGATGTGGCCCGACATCTGGTCATGGATTACTTGCCGAACAACCCTGGTCATATCCTCGATCTCGGCTGCGGAACCGGGGAACTCTGCCGGCAACTTCTTCAAAGCAATGTCGATTTCAAAACTTTCATCGGTGTCGATCTCTCATCTTCGATGCTCTGCCGACATCCCCAGGATGAAAAGATTTTCATCCTGCAGGGAGACTTCAATGACGTTGAGTTCCTCCGGCAGCTTGGGACGAGAGATATCCAGACGGTTCTCTCCTCTTCGGCGCTGCAATGGACCAAAGATTTGGACCGGACGCTCCGGCAACTCTCTGCCATAGGGGAAGAGGCCGCTTTTGCCATCTTCACTTCAGGAACGTTCCGTTCACTTCACAGTTATCTGGGTCTCGATTCGCCGATCAGGGATTTTGATACGGTCCAGGGAGTATTGGAGAGATATTATACCGTTTATCGTATCGAACGCCGGGAGTATCGTCTCGATTTTGAAAATCGTAAAGAACTCTTTCACTACATCAAAGGAAGCGGCGTCAGCGGCGGGACCTCACGTCTGAGTGTTGCCCAGGCACGTCGGCTGGTGCGTGAATATCCCTCTCAGTCGCTGGAGTTTGAAGTACTCTTCTTCCGGGGAAGGCCCAGGAGCTCCTTTTCAAGAGCATAG